A stretch of DNA from Methylogaea oryzae:
GAGGATTTCGCCTTCCAGGATGTAGGCGGTTTCGGTTTCGTCGAAATCGATGGGGAATTTGGAAACTTCTTTTTCCCAGATTTCCCAGTTGGCCACGCCGAGTTCTTTCAGGCGTTCGTCGCTGGGATTATGCTCGATGGTGATAAGGCTCATGCTGTTCCTGTCTTCGCGGATGGTTGAACTTCACAGGGCGCGCATTCTAGCACCCTTGGGCAACTAAGCCACGGCGAACGGCCGCCGCACTCACCCCGCCGGCCCCGGACGGGTATCGTCCGGCGGATTGAGGAATTCCCAATCGATTTCCAGCCCCGGCAGGCAAGCCACCGCCGTGCGGCCGACCGCCTCCTCGATGAGCGGCTGGGCATAGCGCCCATTGGCCAGCACGTAGCGAGTCACCACCCGGTCCAGGGGATGCACCAACCAGTATTCCTTTACCCCGTGGCGTTCGTACAGCTCGCGCTTGCGGACGTGGTCCTTGGCTGCCGTATGGGGCGAAATCACTTCCACCACCCAGTCGGGCGCGCCGCGGCAACCGGCCTGGTCCAGCTTGGCGGCATCGCAGACCACCGCCAAGTCCGGCTGCACCACGGTATTCACGGCGTCGTCGGCTTCGCCGGCTTTGGGCAGGCGCACGTCGAAAGGCGCCACGTAGGGCCGGCACGGCTTGCCTTGTAGGAAGTTGGCGGTTTGCCGCAGCATTTCCACCACCACGTCCTGATGCTGCCGCGACGGCGCCGGGCTCATATTGAACGCCTCACCGTCGATCAGCTCCCAGCGCTCGTCCTCCGGCCAGTGCCGATAGTCGCCGTAAGTGAAGTTTCGCCGCCGTTGCTGGACCACCGTATTCATACGCCACCCCGTCGCTGAGTCGCGCCGCGCAGGCCAAGGCCGGCGCCGCTTTGTGGTATAGTTTCGCCCCAGCAAACCCCAAACACAACCGCATACCGAACCGCCGATGTCCCACCAATCCGACCTCATCGCCACCGACATCCACGCCTATTTGGCCCAGCACGAACGCAAAGAACTGCTGCGCTTCCTCACTTGCGGCAGCGTGGACGACGGCAAAAGCACCCTCATCGGGCGCCTACTGTACGACTCGAAGATGATCTACGAGGACCAACTGGCGGCGGTGCAAAAAGACAGCGTCAAGTCCGGCACCACCGGCGGCGAACTGGACCTGGCCCTCTTGGTGGACGGCCTGCAGGCGGAGCGCGAGCAAGGCATCACCATCGACGTGGCCTACCGCTACTTCTCCACCGCCAAGCGCAAGTTCATCATCGCCGACACCCCCGGGCACGAGCAGTACACCCGCAACATGGCCACCGGCGCCTCCACCTGCGACCTGGCCATCATCCTCATCGACGCCCGCCACGGCGTGCAGACGCAAACCCGCCGCCACAGCTTCATCGTGTCGCTGCTGGGCATCAAGCACGTGCTGGTGGCCATCAACAAAATGGACCTGGTGGGCTTCGACGAAAACGTCTTCAACCGCATCCGCGACGAATACCTGACCATCGCCGCCAAGCTGGACGTGCACGACATCCATTTCATCCCCATGTCGGCCCTCAACGGCGACAACGTGGTGCAGCTCAGCGCCGCCACGCCCTGGTACAAGGACCGGCCGCTGCTGGACATCCTGGAAAACATCGAAATCGCCAGCGACCGCAATTTCGACGACTTCCGCTTCCCGGTGCAATACGTCAACCGGCCCAACCTGGACTTCCGCGGCTTCTCCGGCACCATCGCCTCCGGCGTGGTGCGCAAGGGCGACCCCATCATGGTGCTGCCGTCGCGCAAGACCAGCCGGGTCAAGTCCATCGTCACCTACGAGGGCGAGCTGGAGCGGGCCTTCCCGCCCCAGGCCGTTACTTTGACCTTGGAAGACGAAGTGGACGTCAGTCGCGGCGACATGCTGGTACGGCCGGACAACGCGCCGGAAACCGGCAATCGCTTCCTCGCCAACCTGGTGTGGATGACCGAAGCGCCCATGGCGCCGGGCAAGCAGTACATCGTCAAGCAGGCCACCAAGAGCGTACCGGGTTCGGTGGCGAGCATCCTGCACCGCATCGACGTCAACACCCTGGAGGAATCCGGCGCCGATCAGCTGCAACTGAACGAAATCGCCCTGGTGGAAGTGGCCCTCACTGCCCCCATCGCCTTCGACCCCTATAGCCGCAGCAAGGGCACCGGCGCCTTCATCGTCATCGATCGCTTGAGCAACGTCACCGTCGGCGCCGGCATGATCGTCGCCAAGGCGGAAGGCGAAGGCTCCCTTGCGCCGGTATCCGTGGAGGAGCGAGCCGCCCGCTTCGGCCAAAAAGCCGTCACCGTCTGGCTGAGCGGCGCCCAGGCGGGCGAACTGGCCTATGCCGTGGAACGCAAGCTGTTCGACCTGGGCCACGCCGCCACCGTGCTGGACCAGCCGGAACTGGCGCCCCACGCCGGCCTCATCGCCGCACAGCTGAACCGCGCCGGGCTCATCTGCTTGGCGACTTTGCCGGCACAAGCAGCAGCGGCGGACATTGCCGTCGCCGCCGACGGGCAGAGCGCGGACGACGTGCTGGGCTTGCTGTTCGATAAGGGCGTGTTGGGTTAATTCTGTGTAGCCCCTAGGAGACAGCCATGCAATTCACGGCCGTTCTTATTCCCGCTCAGGAGGGCGGCTTTGTGGCGCTCAACCCGGAAACCGGCACGAGCACTCAGGGCGAGTCGATCGAGGAGGCGCTTGCCAATCTACAAGAAGCCACGGAGTTATATCTGGAAGAATTTCCGGTGGCTTCATACGGCAAGCCGCTCCTAACCACATTCGAAATTCCAGTCCGTGCCGCCTAGCCTGCCCCAGATTTCCGGAGCGGATGCTGTTCGCACCCTTCAAAAGCTTGGTTTTGCCGTTGCGCGCCAAATCAGACCGGCAAGCCGCTATTCGAGCGAACATGATCGACCGCATATTCGCCATTTCCCCCGCCATCCGCTACGTCGCCCTCTATCAAAACGGGCAGTTGCAATCCCGCTGCAAAGCGGAATTGCCCAACGCCAGCAGCGACGACAGCGACCGCTACGAAGAATTGCTGGTCAATCCCACCTTACTGTTCCTGACCGGGCAGAGAGGCGCCATCGATTGCGGCGGGCTGGACTACCTGATCGTCCGCTACGGCAATTTTTTCCAATTCGTCATGCCCACCGGGCAGGGACACCTCTCGGTCTGCATGGAACCCACGTCCGACCCGGTCGAACTGGGAACGCGGGTGCAAGCCATCGTGCGCGAAGCGGCGACGGACAGCGTGGCCGTCTAGTTCTTAACGCCGATACCAGGCGGCGCTGGCGTTAACCACCCACACCACCGCCAGCATCAGCGGCACCTCCACCAGCACCCCCACCACCGTCGCCAGGGCCGCGCCGGACTGGAAGCCGAACAGGCTGATGGCGGCGGCCACCGCCAGTTCGAAGAAATTGCTGGCGCCGATCAAACAGGACGGGCCGGCGATGCTGTGCTCCACGCCCCACAGCCGGTTGAGCAGATAGGCCAGTCCCGAATTGAAGAACACCTGGATGGCGATGGGCACGGCCAGCATGGCGATGACCCAGGGATCCGTCAGGATCGCATCGCCCTGGAAGGCGAACAGCAATACCAAGGTGGTCAACAGCGCCAGGATGGACCAGGGCTGGATCTTGGCCATGGCCGATTGGAACGCCGCCTCGCCGCGGCCCAAAAGCCGCTTGCGCCAAGCCTGGGCGATCAACACCGGCACCAGCACGTAAGCGCCCACCGACACCAGCAGCGTGTCCCACGGCACGACGATGTCCGACAGCCCCAGCAGCAGGCCAACGATGGGGGCGAAAGCCACCACCATGATGGCGTCGTTCAGCGCCACCTGGGACAGGGTGAAATAGGCATCGCCCCGGCACAGCTGGCTCCAGACGAACACCATGGCGGTGCAGGGCGCGGCAGCCAACAGGATCAGGCCGGCGACGTAGCTGTCCAGTTGCTCCGCCGGCAAGTAAGGCGCGAACACCTGGCGCACGAACAGCCAGCCGAGCAAAGCCATGGAAAACGGCTTCACCGCCCAGTTGATCAACAGCGTCACGACGATGCCGCGCCAATGGGCCTTGACCTGGTGCAGGGCGCCGAAGTCGATCTTCAACAGCATGGGCACGATCATCACCCAGATCAGCAATCCCACCGGCAGATTGACGTGGGCCAGCTCCATGCCACCCAAAGCCTGGAAGGCGGCCGGGAAGACGCGCCCCAGGCCGATGCCGGCGGCGATGCAGAGGAACACCCACAGGGTGAGGTAGCGCTCGAAAAAACCCATGGCCGGGCGCGCGTCGCTCATTGCCGGCCCTCCATCCGACCGATGGCGTCCAGCTCCGCCTTCAATGCCGCAGCGTCCAGGCTTTCCAGCGGCAGGGCGACGAAGCGCGCGATGCGGGCATGCAGCCGCTCGTAAGCCTGGCGGAAGGCCGCCCGCTTGGCCTCGTCGTCGTCCCCGGCCGGATCGGCGATGCCCCAGTGGGCGCTGGCCGGATGGCCCGGCCACACCGGGCAGGTTTCCCCGGCAGCGTTGCCGCAGGCGGTGAAGATGAAGTCCATGTGCGGCGCGTCGGGCCCGGAAAACTCGTCCCAGCTTTTGCTGCGCAGACCGTCCACCGCATAGCCCTCTTGCTGCAGCAGCTCGACGGCGAACGGATTGACCCGCCCCAGCGGCTTGCTGCCGGCGCTGTAGGCGCGGAAACGCCCCTGGCCCAGGCGGTTCAACAGGCATTCCGCCAGGATGCTGCGGGCGGAATTGCCGGTGCAGAGGAACAGCACGTTGTAGGTTTTGTCGCTCATGGAGAAGTCTCGTCGTTGATGGATTCAGGTGGATTCGGCGCGGCGCAGCAGTCCGCCGGGCCGCAGGGCTGCCCGCCGCAGCAGTTTTCCGTAAGGAAGGCGACCACGGCGTTCATGGCCGCGTAATCGGCCGCGTAATAGATGTAGCGCCCTTCCTGGCGCGCAACGACCAAGCCGGCGTTGACCAGTTCCTTCACGTGGAAGGACAAAGTGGCGTTGGGCACGGCCAGGGACTTGGCGATTTCCCCGGCTGGAACGCCGCCCTCCCCGGCCTGCACCAGCAGGCGGAACAAAGACAGGCGGGTTTCCTGGGCCAGGGCGGCGAGGGCTTTGACGGCGGCTTTTGTTTCCATAGTTCCATAATCGTCGAATCGTCGTCGATTGACAAGCCTTGCCGCTACACGACCTCCCTCCCACTAAGGAGAGAGACCGAGGGCAACGCCGTCAGGCTAGCCCGCTCTGTTCGGTCCCCTCTCCCCTCAGGGGAGAGGGGAGTAACAAGCCCGGGCATTTTCCCACCCTCACCCCAACCCTCTCCCTGCAAGGGAGAGGGAGCCGGAAGCTCCATCGTAACTTCTCATGGCATGGGCGACGAACTATAGGGCACGCCACTACGACAATAGCCGCCCATTCCCCGTAAAATAGCCGGCCGCACGTTTTCCCCGGATGCCCGCGCATGTTGCGACTGACCGAACTCAAACTTCCCCTGGACCACCCGGAAAGCGCCCTGCGCGCGTCCGTCCTCGCCCGGCTGGGCATCCCCGACAGCGACCTGCTCGGCTACAGCATCGCCCGGCGCGGCTACGACGCCCGCCGCAAGAGCGACATCCACCTGGTGTACTCCCTGGACGTGGAAGTGAAGAACGAAGCGGAAGTGCTGCGCCGTCTGGCCCACGACAAACACCTCGGCCCCAAGCCGGACGACAGCTATCGTCCCGTCGCCCACGCCCCGCAAGGCTTGCAGGAGCGCCCGGTGGTGATCGGCACCGGCCCCTGCGGCCTGTTGGCCGGGCTCCTGCTGGCGGAAATGGGCTTTAAGCCCATCATCCTGGAGCGCGGCAAGGCGGTGCGCGAGCGGACCAAGGACACCTTCGGCCTGTGGCGCCAGGGCGTGCTCAATCCGGAATCCAACGTGCAATTCGGCGAAGGCGGCGCCGGCACCTTCTCCGACGGCAAGCTGCACAGCGGCATCAAGGACCCGCGCCAGCTGGGCCGCAAGGTGCTGACCGAATTCGTCAAAGCCGGCGCGCCCGAAGAAATCCTCTACATCAGCAAGCCCCACATCGGCACCTTCCGCCTGGTGGGCATGGTGGAACACATGCGCGCCACCATGGAGTCCCTGGGCGCGGAAATCCGCTTCCAAAGCAAGGTGGAGGATTTCGACATCGAGGACGGCCAGCTGCGCGGCGTCATATTGGCCGGCGGCGAAACCATCGCCACGCGGCACGTGGTGCTGGCGGTGGGCCACAGCGCCCGCGATACCTTCCAGGCCCTGCACCAGCGCGGCGTCTACATGGAAGCCAAGCCCTTCTCCATCGGCTTCCGCATCGAGCACCCGCAATCCCTCATCGACCGCTGCCGCTTCGGCGACCGCGCCGGCCATCCCCTGCTGGGCGCCGCCGACTACAAGCTGGTGCATCACTGCAAAAACGGCCGCAGCGTCTACAGCTTCTGCATGTGCCCCGGCGGCACGGTGGTGGCGGCCGCCTCCGAACCCGGCCGGGTCGTCACCAACGGCATGAGCCAATACTCCCGCAACGAGCGCAACGCCAACAGCGGCATCGTCGTCGGCATCACCCCGGAAGACTACCCCGGCTCTCCCCTGGCCGGCATCGAACTGCAACGCCGCTGGGAAGAGCAAGCCTACAAGCTGGGCGGCGAAAACTACCAAGCGCCGGGACAGCTGGTGGGCGACTTCCTCGCCGGCCGGCCGTCGACCCAATTCGGCTCGGTACAGCCCTCCTACACCCCCGGCGTGCACCCGACTGACCTTGCCACCGCCCTGCCCGACTATGCCATCGCAGCCATCCGCGAAGCCCTGCCCGCCTTCGACAAGCAGATCAAAGGCTACGCCATGCACGACGCCGTCCTTACGGGCGTTGAAACCCGCACCTCCTCGCCGGTGCGCATCAAGCGCGGCGAGGATTTCCAGAGCCTCAACACCCGCGGCCTGTATCCGGCCGGCGAAGGCGCCGGCTATGCCGGCGGCATCCTCTCGGCCGCGGTGGACGGCATCAAGGTGGCGGAAGCGCTGGCGTTGGATATGGCCGGTTAAAAGCAATCGGTGTACGATGGAGAAGGCCGGCTACCTATCCCCCGCCGGCCGCTACCAAAGGACCCCATCGAGACAAGGAGTAGAACATGGCGGATTCCAATTCCCTTCCAAACGAAATCGTACAGGCAATCGCCACTGCCAACGCCGAATCCATCGGCGAGCAGCCGGCGGTACTCGCCAACCTGGCCTTAGCGCAAGAGATATTCAACCGGAATATGCAGCAGCAGATCGCGCTGAGCCAACAACAGGCCTTGAATCTGATTCAACTCGCCGTGGTCGCCAAATGCGTAGCGATCATCGACAAACTCGACGTTTCCGCCGACCCGGCCGGAACCCAACAGCTGGTCGGGGGAATCAAGGAAATATTGAAATGCGTGAGCGGCCTACAGGAACAAGCGAAGCAAACCTCATAGTCCCCATGCAACCCCCCGGGCGGCTATAGACGTCCCCCAGCGGCAAAACCGCTCCAAACCAGGACCATCAACCACAAAGGAGAAGTACCGTGGATGTATCCCAAGAAGTAACCCAAGCCGTCGCTATCGGCAACCTCAAATCCATCGCCGAACAGCCCGCAATGCTATCCAACCTGGCTTACTCCAACACTATCGCCAACATCAATCTGTCGCAGCAGAACGCCGTGGCCAATCAGCAGGCCATGAACGAACTGGGCATTACCATCGTCGCCAAGGCTTCCAACACCATCAGCAACCTCGGCCCGCTGGAAGCCCGCTCCGCCGTCGACGTCCTGAGCAACAACGAACTGGCGCAAACCATCGCCGACCTCAAGGCGACGCTGCAAGGCTTTGCCCAGCAGCCGGCAAGCAGCGGCAAAACCCCGGAATAAAGCCGCGCAACGGCCACAGACAGCGCCCGCCGCCCCTTGGGGGCGTCGATCCACGGTGTGTTTGCACTCGAACAAAGCGATTGCCGACTCACCGCGCCTGTGCCCCTATAAATCGTGCTCCGCCAATTTTCCCGTGGTCATGCGCAGCCGTCTGGAGAGCAATACCGCCATCGAGCGAATGAGTTTCGCGGCGACCCGGGGCGCTTCGACAATCATTTTGTCAATGGACTCTTTCGAAAGCACCAGCAAAGTGCAGTCGGTAATGGCGGTACACGTGGCGGAACGCCGCTCGCCGTCGAGAACGGCCATTTCGCCAAACGTTCTTCCCTTATGCAACAGGGCGAGTTTCAGCGATTCGTCGTCTTGCTCTATATGCTTGGATTTGGATATGCCGACCGTGCCGGCGCAAACGAGGCACATGAAAGTACCGGCATCGCCCTCTTTGAAAATCACCGATCTTTTTTCCAGATTGCGTACGCTAAAATAGCCGGCGGCCAGCTTCAGCTCCGCCGGCGTGAGATCGTTGACGATATTGCTATCCAGCAACATCAGGCTGATAGTATCGATAGCACCGCGAGTTTCAAGCATATAAAAACACCCAGAAAAAACTTATTTATCCGCACATAAAAACCCCAGCGGTCCCTGCCAAAAATCCATTAAACAGCGCAGCGCGCCACACACCGCCGTATTCAAACATAGCCCCACAAAGCCGACCGCGCAGTCAACGGACCGTTTTCATATCGGTCCTCGACCGGCATTATAATTGCCTCGTCGAGGGCACCGCCCTCCTGCTCCGGAAAACCGCGCCATGGATTTTTCCCCTTTGAAAACCCTGATCGAAAGCGAGCGAACCGCCGCACTGGGCACCCTGCACCACGGACAACCCGCCGTATCCCTAGTTCCTTTCGCGTTGCTTCCCACCAGGGACGGCTTGGTCATCCACGTCAGCCGCTTGGCGTCCCACACCCAGGACATGCTGGCTCACCCGGAGGTCGGCCTGATGGTCGCCGCGACTCCCGTGCCCGGAGAACCGGTACACGCCCTGCCCCGCGCCAGCATCCAGGGGACGGCCCAGCCCTGCCCCGCTGAAGCGACGGGCTATGAAGGCGCCAGACGGGTTTATCTGGAACGGTTTCCTTACGCCGAGGACATGTTCCAATTCGCCGACTTCTCGCTGTTCGCCATCGCCGTCCGCTCGGTAAGGTTTATCGGCGGATTCGGCAAGGCCGTTTCCATCACGGCCGACGACTTTACCGCCATCCTGAACCGGAATCAGTGAACAACCCGCAGGAAAACGCCATGCTCGCCGAATTATTCAATGCCGTCATTTATGTTCGTATCACCAAAAATCGCATGCATTTGCGGCATATCCCGCTAAACAAGGAAGTCACGGTGGAAGCGGCGGATCCTTTCACCTCGCCGCGGATGCTGGTGGGCAATTACACCAGGGCGGAAAAATGCCTGAGGCAAGGCATGGCCCAATTGGACGCCGTACGGTGGTGGGCGCCCATGCCGGCCATGATCGTGCATCCCTTGGAATTGCTGGAGGGCGGCCTGTCGGAAATCGAAGACCGCGCGCTGTTCGAACTGGCCATGAGCGTCGGCGCCAAGAAGGTGCGGCTGTGGGTGGGGAACGAGCTGTCGGATTTGGACGTGCTGGATAAGATCAAGGGCAAGTAACAGGGTAGGAATTCGAGGCATTTTGCGCACAGCCGACATGCGTCTCGCCGCACCGCTATAATGGCAAAACGCCACAACGTTTTGGAGACGCACCATGAGCAGCGAGGCCATACGCTCCACCCTCTATATCGAACCTGCCCTGCACCAGGCGCTACGCCTCAAAGCCGCCAGCGCCCACCGCAGCATGTCCGAGATCGTCAACGATGCCATCCGCGCCGCTTTGCGCGAAGACGAGGAAGACTTGGCCGCCTTTGCCGAACGGGCCGAGGAACCCACCGTCAGCTACGAAGTCTTCCTGGCCAAGCTCAAGGCCGATGGCACGCTATGAGTTGAGGATCAGGCCCTCTGTGGCGAAGGACTTGCGCGACATCCCGCCGGCGGATGTACGGCGCATCCTGGCGCGCATCGAAGCCCTGCAAAACGATCCTCGCCCCGCTGGCGCGGAAAAACTTTCCGCACAAGAGCGCTACCGTTTGCGGCAGGGAAACTACCGCATCCTGTACACCGTGGCGGACGCGGAAGTCGTGGTCGAAGTCGTCAAGGTAGGCCACCGCCGTGACGTGTACCGCTAACCCGTGCCGACACCAGCCATGACTCCCGACGTCATCATCATCGGCGCCGGCGCCTCCGGCCTGATGTGCGCCATGGAGGCCGGCAAACGCGGCCGCAAAGTGCTGGTGTTGGACCACGCCAACAAGGCCGGCAAAAAGATCCTCATGTCCGGCGGCGGCCGCTGCAATTTCACCAATCTGAGCGTGGGGGCGGAAAACTACCTGTCCCACAACCCGCACTTCTGCAAATCGGCTCTCAGCCGCTTTACCCAGTGGGACTTCATCGCCCTGGTGCAGAAACACCGCATCCCCTATCACGAGCGGGCGCACGGCCAGCTATTCTGCGACGACAGCGCCAAGGACATCCTCAATATGCTGCTGGCCGAGTGCGATGCGGCCGGCGTGACGATCCGCCTCAACACCCGCCTCGATGCCGTTGCCCGGCGGCCGGAAGGCGGCTTTCAGCTCAAAACCAGCATCGGCAACCTTGATTGCCAGTCGCTGGTGATCGCCAGCGGCGGCCTGTCCATTCCCACCATGGGCGCCAGCCCTTTCGGCTACCGCATCGCCGAGCAGTTCGGTATCCAGGTGTGGCCGACGCGGGCGGGGCTAGTGCCGTTCACCCTGCATCCCCCCGACAAGGAGAAACTGGCGCCCTTGTCCGGCATCGCCGTGGACAGCGTGGTGGAGAATCCGCGCCAGGCCTTCCGCGAGAACCTGCTGTTCACCCATAGGGGCCTGAGCGGGCCGGCTATCCTGCAGATATCGTCCTACTGGCAGCCGGGCGAGGCGGTGGAGATCGATTTGCTGCCGGGAACCGACCTGGCGGGCGAGCTGCAACGGGCGCGAGAGGAAAGGCCGAACGCGGCCCTGAAAACGGTGTTGAGCGGGCATCTGCCGAAACGACTGATCGCCGCCCTGCTGGACGACGCGCTGGCGGAAAAACCGCTGCAGCACCTGTCGCGCCAGGATTTGCTGGATGTGGCGGCGGCTTTGCAGCAGTGGCGGGTGAAGCCCAACGGCACGGAAGGCTACCGCACGGCGGAAGTCACCTTGGGCGGTGTGGACTGTGCCGCGGTGTCCTCGAAAACCATGGAAAGCCGCGACGTGCCGGGGCTGTATTTCGTCGGCGAGGTATTGGACATCACCGGCTGGCTGGGCGGCTACAACTTCCAGTGGGCCTGGTCGTCCGGCTGGTGCGCGGGGCAGTATGCCTGACTTGTAGGGCGAAACCGCTGCCGTGTTCCGCCTTACTCGGTCGTCACCGACGTCTGGTTCTTCAACGCCGCCTGCAGGGAATGCCAAGCTAGGGTGGCGCACTTGACGCGGGCCGGATAGGCCCGCACGCCGGCCAGCACCGCCAGCTTGCCCAGTTCCTCGATGTTGAAGGCGTCGTCCTGGCCGGTGGTGATGCGGTGGAACACCTCGAACAACTGTTCGGCTTCCGCTTCCGTCTTGCCCTTGACGATCTCGGTCATCAAGGACGCCGAGGCGGTGGAAATGGCGCAGCCTTGGCCCTGGAAGCTCACGTCGGTGACGACGCCGTCCTCGACTTTCGCATACAGGGTGATGCGGTCGCCGCACAAGGGATTGAAGCCGTCCACCGTGCGGTTGGCGTCTTCCATCACGCGGAAGTTGCGGGGGTTGCGATTGTGGTCGAAGACCACTTCTTGGTACAAGTCGCGCAGTTCGTCGAGCATCAGCCGAATACCTTAATCACTTCGCGGATGCCGTCCATCAGGGCGTCCACTTCTTCGAATGTATTGTACAGGGCGAAGGAGGCCCGCGTGGTGGCCGGCACGCGGAAAAAGTCCATCACCGGCATGGCGCAGTGGTGGCCGGCGCGGCAAGCGATGCCGCAGTGGTCGAGGATGGTG
This window harbors:
- the sufU gene encoding Fe-S cluster assembly sulfur transfer protein SufU, giving the protein MLDELRDLYQEVVFDHNRNPRNFRVMEDANRTVDGFNPLCGDRITLYAKVEDGVVTDVSFQGQGCAISTASASLMTEIVKGKTEAEAEQLFEVFHRITTGQDDAFNIEELGKLAVLAGVRAYPARVKCATLAWHSLQAALKNQTSVTTE